Genomic window (Aethina tumida isolate Nest 87 chromosome 4, icAetTumi1.1, whole genome shotgun sequence):
TGTACCGGTTTGAGGTTGCAACCTTTGATCGCAGCGTCGATCGTTTCCTCCGCCATCGATCTGTACGTCGTCCATTTGCCACCGGCGATCGTCACCAGGTTGGAGTCGCTGATGTGGACGATGTGGTTGCGAGCCAACGATTGCGTGTCCGGTTTGTTCGGGTCCGAGACCAACGGCCGGATGCCGCTCCACGCCGACAGAACGTCCCCGCGGCGAACTGAAACGAAACGATTGATTTGTTGATTGTCGATCATGTTTTGTGTTGAGTTGTGTTGTGTTGTGTTGTGTTGTGTTGTGCTGATGATGAGGTTCCTCACCTTCGACGTCTGGATTGAGATAGTTCTTGACTTCTTCGAGGATGAACTGGATTTCGTCTTCGGTCGGTTTCGGATTGTGGGTAACGTCGCACGGCAAATCGGTCGTGCCGGCAATCGTGTGTCTCTGCCACGGCAAAAAGAAGATTACTCTGCCGTCGCTGGTCGACGGATCCAGGAGACCCATCTGTTCGGGACTGTAGTATCCCGGCAAAGTGATGTGGACGCCGCTGCTCGGACAGCAGATCTCCTTCACGTCGGGATTGTCCATTTTCCTAATACTGTCGGTAAACGGTCCGGTGGCGTTGATGACGCATTTCGCCGGCACCGTCCACGTCTTCCCCGTCATCTCGTCCTTGACTCGGACTCCGCAGATTTTCATTTTCCCGTCCGATTGTTTCTCTTTGAGCAGTTCCGTTACGGACACGTGGTTCACCACGGTGGCTCCGTGTCGGGCGGCCGTCATGGCGATGGCCAGATTCATTCTGGCGTCGTCTTGCTGACCTGAAAGTCGATGTCAATCagatagatagatagattGTGGTGGAATCCGATCCGATATCTATTTACCGTCATAATAAACAATGGCGCCGCAAAGTTTGTCTCCTCGCAACATGGGGAACAATTCCAAGGCGTTCTTCTTCGACAGCAAATAGGAACTCTTGACTGTTTTCGAACCGGCCACCAAGTCGTACATCTTGATGCCGAACCAATAATACGGAACCTGCCACCACCTGAAAAGTATCGTTTCAGAACGGATCGAGACCGATTGTGAGAAGACTCCATCACTCACTGATAAACGGGCAGCATGATGGGCAAGGGATGCGCCAGATGGGGCGCCGACTCCAACATGCTGGCGCGTTCGTGCAACGCTTCCTTCACCATTCTGTACTGCTCAATGTCCAGTTGCATAATCGCCTTCTGCAGATAACGGACGCCCCCGTGAATCAACTTGGTGCTCCGACTGGACGTGCCCGATGCGAAGTCGTCGGCTTCGATCAGGGCGGTTTTGAGGCCGCGCGTCTGGGCGTCGAGGGCGCATCCCGATCCGGTCGCTCCGCCGCCCACTATCACCACATCGAACGCTTCCGTTTGCAGCGACTGTATTTGTTCCTCACGCGTCGGTAGTTGGCGCTTCAGACGTCGGGGTGTCGCTGTCGATGCGCTCACCGTGGCCCACTGCACAAAACATCGATCAACAAATTGTCAAACTATTTTGTGGCTGTCAAACATCAAAACGACTAATTATTCTCGTCGTTGTCTACAAACCTCATCCTCGAACCAATAAACCTCCCAGATAAACCTGATCAATTGACCAGAAAAGGACAACacatttttgacaaaataaaacaatacgattatcatgatttaattattggcgtacataaaaaaattgatttgaagATTTGATCCAAAGTGTTGTACGCACGAGATTCGACTacgtaattgtttattgttgttatgaGAAACTCTTatgtaatgttatttataataaactttgtaaCGATCACAGCAAATTATCGCCAGActaattaaccaattttaattcgattttatGAGTGCGAAACTTTTccgaaatttattgataacgaGCACAAAAAACAGAGACAGAAAAATATACCAAAAATAATCCACAGTTTACAAATACACACGTTCACGCCTCgaatcaacaataaaaatcacGTGACGACGAAACCAGTTAAAACTAAATACGCTTCGAAACACATTTTGACTTACTTTTTTGCCGTCGTTTAATAAGGCATAAGTTGCGATTCCTGCGCCCACTGCGCCCGCTATACCGCCCACCGCCAATTTCCTAAATTTCGATGCCATTTTTCTCTGTTAATTCCTGCAAATCAATAAtcgattatttcaaaatatacatgtacatacttactaattactaaataaatgagACGGAAGAATTCTTGAGCCTAATTTTTCAAGGATAAATTTATAGAGTTAATAAAAAGTGTTgagttttgaatttttgccaattgtatttttatcacCCGGAATCACGTGAGGCTTCATCAATTTTGCATAAACCATCTAAAAGTGACACTTTTGTTGAATCGAACGCACATTCATCTAATTAAAAGAGTTTTCCCTGTGAAAATTATCTTCTCAAATCTGTCGATGTTTACGGAGTTTGTTTGTTGGTTTTGGCGCGTCACGACGAGACTTGATTCGACCTTGTTGAGATTTTATCACAAAAAACGTGGAAACATTCAATctcatttattgaatttttaatttgagtgTAATCGTTAAATTCTATTCGTTTAAGATAACACGTTGACTACATTACATGCTTAATTTTTATCGCCACTGCCTCAATCTTTATTTAAAGTCGTTTCAGCGGAATGTAGATAAAATCGAAGGATACAATGTTATCTAAAAAGATAATCGCAACGTGCAATAATAGAATGAGAAGGGTCGGTCGAATAGTTTGATCGcgctatttattattgttgttaaaataatgtgcaacgtaaaaataaatcgaatcAGTTCGATTGGCATGTGTCTTGCAACAGGTAAGGAGTCCATGACctgaactaaaaataaatgcacaaCAGCACTATTCGGAAAACGTTAAGCTGCTCTTCATCAATCGACCAATTTAATTAGGTTTACTTAACTAAATGAAAGTGAGGcgataaaaaagtacaaactGCAATTAACATTCTGTTAATTGGTGGATTTGAAGGACATAAAAGTGTTAATATTACGCAAAAATCGTAAAACACCACAAAATCACAGAATCATCTGATTCGAAGGTCGCGTCACGAATTTATTAAGAGTGCCGCTCAGATCAGGAAATAGTCGAGAGATGCGTCATTCTGCACACAGATGATGATGTGATGATACGGAGAGACTCGCACGCATTTACGACCGGTGCGATCTATTTGACACTTTTGACTTTTCTAAAGGGCAAACAAACACTCACTCGCCGCCTCTTTTCCAAAGGAATAAATGAAAGTCGCACACCCGAATGAATGAATTGCATAAACGCGTCGAGTCGAATATGAAAATCGGTGATTGTTACTCACTGGTTCATTTGTGTTGTAGGTTATGTAAAGGAATTGGCACTGTTTCGCAGGAGGACGGAAACGTGTTGGTCGCGCCGCTTGTTTCTGTCTGTGCGCTATTCGTGGGGAAACCTCCAATTTTGTGGCCTCGACGCGCGACGCATGGAGATTGCGCTACTACGATCGATTCGCCACTTTTATCGTTTCGTTTACTCCACGCCGAAAGAGTCAAGTTCATTCATTCATGCTGCCTGCCATTATCAAACCAGTTTTACTCATTTGAATGTTTCCGCGCGCTTCCCGCCCGCCTCTATTTCCACGCCGACGTCACCCCTGAGGGTGCACCGTGACAGGGAAGCAGCAATGTTTTCGTCACGTGCTGCGTCGTCTGCTTCACGCGTCGTGATTGCCAATTTTTCCACTCggaatttctaaaaatgaatCGAGTTCATTCGGCTGAAACGTGATAGTCGACTCGTGCACGTATTTATCTCGTGGGTGCGGGAGCCGCGAATTATTCCCAATGATTCCGCAAAAATTCTTTTGCCCGAAGATAAACTAAATTGTGTCATTGAATCTTACCAATttcttaacaattattttcattccGTCTGTCTACGTTTATCTGACTCGTTTATGTAATGCGGACGAAATACTTCCTTAAAGAGCCACAATCTTTCAATTTCTGAGAACaggcttaaataaatatcatctTAATgtgtttaatagttttattaattcaaaacagacagataaattacaatataaaatatgcctATCAATCAAAAACAAGTTTCAATTAGTGTATATAATGTCTATAAAACCAACATTTGCCATAAAATTACAACAACCAcctcaacaaaaacaatatgcTACATGTGATAATGTACATCAACGAAATCAACTAGAAGTAGGAATAGAAGAATGGATGACCGCTTGCGCTTTCGTCATGATCTCGACGGCGCCCTTCTCCGTCAGTTTCTGCGCCAAACTTTTGCCCAACAACAACGCACTTCTGAACGTTTCCAACGAGGCGTCTTTGTGCGAGACCAGACCGCAAAACAGGTTGTCGCTCTCCTGCAACGACTGCGACTTTTCGGCC
Coding sequences:
- the LOC109603065 gene encoding glycerol-3-phosphate dehydrogenase, mitochondrial isoform X3; translated protein: MASKFRKLAVGGIAGAVGAGIATYALLNDGKKWATVSASTATPRRLKRQLPTREEQIQSLQTEAFDVVIVGGGATGSGCALDAQTRGLKTALIEADDFASGTSSRSTKLIHGGVRYLQKAIMQLDIEQYRMVKEALHERASMLESAPHLAHPLPIMLPVYQWWQVPYYWFGIKMYDLVAGSKTVKSSYLLSKKNALELFPMLRGDKLCGAIVYYDGQQDDARMNLAIAMTAARHGATVVNHVSVTELLKEKQSDGKMKICGVRVKDEMTGKTWTVPAKCVINATGPFTDSIRKMDNPDVKEICCPSSGVHITLPGYYSPEQMGLLDPSTSDGRVIFFLPWQRHTIAGTTDLPCDVTHNPKPTEDEIQFILEEVKNYLNPDVEVRRGDVLSAWSGIRPLVSDPNKPDTQSLARNHIVHISDSNLVTIAGGKWTTYRSMAEETIDAAIKGCNLKPVHEKSQTDGLLLEGAHEWTPTMYIRLVQDFGLECEVAQHLAKSYGDRAFTVAKMAALTGKRWPIIGKKLHPEFPYIDAEVRYGVREYAMTAIDMIARRVRLAFLNVQAAQEALPDIINIMAEELGWSEDEKKKQTQLATEFLHNEMGQNVNRASRDKIPINLSKEEIQLYIKRFQFIDKDRKGYVSINDIRRSLKSLGIKLTDDEIHSLLSDIDLTYNGQMELSDYLHQQGEEVAGEELHEILREIDTNMNGQVELDEYLQMMSAIKSGHVTYSRFARMAELEEFKHEKEMLKKKISVDRSGGGL
- the LOC109603065 gene encoding glycerol-3-phosphate dehydrogenase, mitochondrial isoform X1 — translated: MASKFRKLAVGGIAGAVGAGIATYALLNDGKKWATVSASTATPRRLKRQLPTREEQIQSLQTEAFDVVIVGGGATGSGCALDAQTRGLKTALIEADDFASGTSSRSTKLIHGGVRYLQKAIMQLDIEQYRMVKEALHERASMLESAPHLAHPLPIMLPVYQWWQVPYYWFGIKMYDLVAGSKTVKSSYLLSKKNALELFPMLRGDKLCGAIVYYDGQQDDARMNLAIAMTAARHGATVVNHVSVTELLKEKQSDGKMKICGVRVKDEMTGKTWTVPAKCVINATGPFTDSIRKMDNPDVKEICCPSSGVHITLPGYYSPEQMGLLDPSTSDGRVIFFLPWQRHTIAGTTDLPCDVTHNPKPTEDEIQFILEEVKNYLNPDVEVRRGDVLSAWSGIRPLVSDPNKPDTQSLARNHIVHISDSNLVTIAGGKWTTYRSMAEETIDAAIKGCNLKPVHEKSQTDGLLLEGAHEWTPTMYIRLVQDFGLECEVAQHLAKSYGDRAFTVAKMAALTGKRWPIIGKKLHPEFPYIDAEVRYGVREYAMTAIDMIARRVRLAFLNVQAAQEALPDIINIMAEELGWSEDEKKKQTQLATEFLHNEMGQNVNRASRDKIPINLSKEEIQLYIKRFQFIDKDRKGYVSINDIRRSLKQQGEEVAGEELHEILREIDTNMNGQVELDEYLQMMSAIKSGHVTYSRFARMAELEEFKHEKEMLKKKISVDRSGGGL
- the LOC109603065 gene encoding glycerol-3-phosphate dehydrogenase, mitochondrial isoform X2: MASKFRKLAVGGIAGAVGAGIATYALLNDGKKWATVSASTATPRRLKRQLPTREEQIQSLQTEAFDVVIVGGGATGSGCALDAQTRGLKTALIEADDFASGTSSRSTKLIHGGVRYLQKAIMQLDIEQYRMVKEALHERASMLESAPHLAHPLPIMLPVYQWWQVPYYWFGIKMYDLVAGSKTVKSSYLLSKKNALELFPMLRGDKLCGAIVYYDGQQDDARMNLAIAMTAARHGATVVNHVSVTELLKEKQSDGKMKICGVRVKDEMTGKTWTVPAKCVINATGPFTDSIRKMDNPDVKEICCPSSGVHITLPGYYSPEQMGLLDPSTSDGRVIFFLPWQRHTIAGTTDLPCDVTHNPKPTEDEIQFILEEVKNYLNPDVEVRRGDVLSAWSGIRPLVSDPNKPDTQSLARNHIVHISDSNLVTIAGGKWTTYRSMAEETIDAAIKGCNLKPVHEKSQTDGLLLEGAHEWTPTMYIRLVQDFGLECEVAQHLAKSYGDRAFTVAKMAALTGKRWPIIGKKLHPEFPYIDAEVRYGVREYAMTAIDMIARRVRLAFLNVQAAQEALPDIINIMAEELGWSEDEKKKQTQLATEFLHNEMGQNVNRASRDKIPINLSKEEIQLYIKRFQFIDKDRKGYVSINDIRRSLKSLGIKLTDDEIHSLLSDIDLTYNGQMELSDYLHMMSAIKSGHVTYSRFARMAELEEFKHEKEMLKKKISVDRSGGGL